The following are from one region of the Camarhynchus parvulus chromosome 3, STF_HiC, whole genome shotgun sequence genome:
- the SDHAF4 gene encoding succinate dehydrogenase assembly factor 4, mitochondrial isoform X2 codes for MALRLLRGAPGAAKSSLLWHSRSSSSTKPGGRSQPAKQPLKKPKLPVGRFDEPEESSMEKEPLEKFPDGINPTTKERGGPRGPEPTRFGDWERKGRCIDF; via the exons ATGGCTCTGCGGCTGCTGCGCGGCGCTCCCGGGGCAGCGA AGTCATCACTTCTTTGGCACTCACgaagcagctccagcactaAGCCAGGAGGAAGATCTCAACCTGCTAAGCAGCCGCTAAAGAAACCAAAGTTACCAGTGGGGAGGTTTGATGAACCAGAGGAGTCCAGTATGGAGAAGGAACCCCTGGAAA AATTCCCTGATGGAATCAATCCTACTACAAAAGAGAGGGGTGGACCCAGAGGCCCTGAACCTACACGTTTTGGagactgggaaagaaaaggacgTTGTATAGATTTCTAA